From Stigmatopora nigra isolate UIUO_SnigA chromosome 5, RoL_Snig_1.1, whole genome shotgun sequence, a single genomic window includes:
- the prkaa2 gene encoding 5'-AMP-activated protein kinase catalytic subunit alpha-2 isoform X1, translating into MAERQQQKHEGRVKIGHYILGDTLGVGTFGKVKIGEHQLTGHKVAVKILNRQRIRSLDVVGKIKREIQNLKLFRHPHIIKLYQVISTPTDFFMVMEYVSGGELFDYICKHGRVEDTEARRLFQQIISAVDYCHRHMVVHRDLKPENVLLDANKNAKIADFGLSNMMSDGEFLRTSCGSPNYAAPEVISGRLYAGPEVDIWSCGVILYALLCGTLPFDDDHVPTLFKKIRGGVFYIPEYLTRSVASLLMHMLQVDPLKRATIKDIREHEWFKQDLPNYLFPEDPSHDTTVLDEEAVKEVCDKFECNESEVVSSLYSGDPQDQLAVAYHLIIDNRRIMTQASEFYLASSPPRGSFMEEGMPLPPGVKPHPERMPPLLADSPKARCPLDALNTTRPKPLAVKKAKWHLGIRSQSRPYDIMAEVYRAMKHLGFDWKVVNPYHLRVRRKNPVTGNLVKMSLQLYQVDNRSYLLDFKSIDDDIIETAGFKSGSSTPQRSGSTAGLHRPRLSIDSASQTAEIPLLSSSLPGSLCGSSPSLVPRQGSHTMDFFEMCASLITTLAR; encoded by the exons ATGGCAGAGCGGCAACAGCAGAAGCACGAAGGCAGGGTCAAAATCGGCCATTACATCCTGGGCGATACGCTCGGTGTCGGGACCTTCGGCAAAGTAAAGA TTGGGGAGCACCAGTTGACGGGGCACAAAGTGGCAGTAAAGATCCTAAACAGACAGAGGATTCGCAGCTTGGATGTGGTGGGCAAAATCAAACGGGAGATCCAGAATCTAAAACTATTTAGGCACCCGCACATCATCAAGCT GTACCAAGTGATAAGTACACCCACAGATTTCTTCATGGTCATGGAATATGTGTCTGGTGGAGAGCTCTTTGACTACATCTGTAAACATGGACGG GTGGAGGATACCGAAGCTCGCCGCCTTTTCCAACAGATTATCTCGGCCGTTGACTACTGCCACAGACATATGGTGGTCCACAGAGACCTCAAGCCTGAGAATGTCCTGCTGGATGCCAACAAGAATGCCAAGATCGCTGACTTTG GTTTGTCAAACATGATGTCTGATGGGGAGTTCCTGAGGACGAGTTGCGGTTCGCCCAACTATGCCGCCCCTGAGGTCATCTCGGGACG GCTGTATGCAGGCCCCGAGGTAGACATATGGAGCTGCGGCGTGATCCTGTACGCGCTGCTGTGCGGGACGCTGCCCTTTGACGACGACCACGTGCCCACGCTGTTCAAAAAAATCCGAGGGGGTGTTTTCTACATCCCCGAGTACCTCACGCGCTCCGTGGCCTCGTTGCTGATGCACATGCTGCAGGTGGATCCACTGAAGAGAGCTACCATTAAGGACATCAG GGAACACGAGTGGTTCAAACAAGATTTGCCGAATTACCTGTTCCCGGAAGACCCGTCGCATGACACCACAGTTTTGGACGAGGAAGCCGTCAAAGAGGTGTGCGATAAGTTCGAGTGCAACGAGTCTGAGGTGGTATCCAGCCTCTACAGTGGTGATCCTCAG GACCAGCTGGCGGTGGCTTATCACCTAATCATAGACAACCGGCGTATCATGACGCAGGCCAGCGAGTTTTACCTGGCCTCCAGTCCTCCACGGGGCTCCTTCATGGAAGAGGGGATGCCACTCCCGCCAGGGGTAAAGCCACACCCGGAGCGGATGCCGCCGTTGTTGGCCGACAGCCCTAAGGCGCGCTGTCCGCTTGACGCTCTGAACACCACTCGACCCAAGCCACTCGCCGTCAAGAAGGCCAAATGGCACCTGGGCATCCGGAGCCAAAGTCGGCCTTATGATATCATGGCCGAGGTTTATAGGGCCATGAAGCATCTAGGATTTGACTGGAAG GTGGTGAACCCGTACCATCTCCGAGTGCGCAGGAAAAACCCTGTGACTGGGAATCTGGTGAAAATGAGCCTGCAGCTCTACCAGGTGGACAACCGATCCTACCTATTGGACTTCAAAAGCATCGACG ACGACATCATTGAAACGGCCGGCTTCAAATCCGGCTCGTCCACCCCACAACGATCTGGATCGACGGCGGGCCTCCATCGGCCTCGCCTGAGCATCGACTCGGCGAGTCAGACTGCGGAAATACCTCTGCTCAGCTCGTCCCTGCCGGGCTCACTTTGTGGCAGTTCCCCGTCTCTCGTTCCACGCCAGGGCTCGCACACCATGGACTTCTTCGAAATGTGTGCCAGTCTCATTACCACATTGGCTCGCTGA
- the prkaa2 gene encoding 5'-AMP-activated protein kinase catalytic subunit alpha-2 isoform X2: MVMEYVSGGELFDYICKHGRVEDTEARRLFQQIISAVDYCHRHMVVHRDLKPENVLLDANKNAKIADFGLSNMMSDGEFLRTSCGSPNYAAPEVISGRLYAGPEVDIWSCGVILYALLCGTLPFDDDHVPTLFKKIRGGVFYIPEYLTRSVASLLMHMLQVDPLKRATIKDIREHEWFKQDLPNYLFPEDPSHDTTVLDEEAVKEVCDKFECNESEVVSSLYSGDPQDQLAVAYHLIIDNRRIMTQASEFYLASSPPRGSFMEEGMPLPPGVKPHPERMPPLLADSPKARCPLDALNTTRPKPLAVKKAKWHLGIRSQSRPYDIMAEVYRAMKHLGFDWKVVNPYHLRVRRKNPVTGNLVKMSLQLYQVDNRSYLLDFKSIDDDIIETAGFKSGSSTPQRSGSTAGLHRPRLSIDSASQTAEIPLLSSSLPGSLCGSSPSLVPRQGSHTMDFFEMCASLITTLAR; encoded by the exons ATGGTCATGGAATATGTGTCTGGTGGAGAGCTCTTTGACTACATCTGTAAACATGGACGG GTGGAGGATACCGAAGCTCGCCGCCTTTTCCAACAGATTATCTCGGCCGTTGACTACTGCCACAGACATATGGTGGTCCACAGAGACCTCAAGCCTGAGAATGTCCTGCTGGATGCCAACAAGAATGCCAAGATCGCTGACTTTG GTTTGTCAAACATGATGTCTGATGGGGAGTTCCTGAGGACGAGTTGCGGTTCGCCCAACTATGCCGCCCCTGAGGTCATCTCGGGACG GCTGTATGCAGGCCCCGAGGTAGACATATGGAGCTGCGGCGTGATCCTGTACGCGCTGCTGTGCGGGACGCTGCCCTTTGACGACGACCACGTGCCCACGCTGTTCAAAAAAATCCGAGGGGGTGTTTTCTACATCCCCGAGTACCTCACGCGCTCCGTGGCCTCGTTGCTGATGCACATGCTGCAGGTGGATCCACTGAAGAGAGCTACCATTAAGGACATCAG GGAACACGAGTGGTTCAAACAAGATTTGCCGAATTACCTGTTCCCGGAAGACCCGTCGCATGACACCACAGTTTTGGACGAGGAAGCCGTCAAAGAGGTGTGCGATAAGTTCGAGTGCAACGAGTCTGAGGTGGTATCCAGCCTCTACAGTGGTGATCCTCAG GACCAGCTGGCGGTGGCTTATCACCTAATCATAGACAACCGGCGTATCATGACGCAGGCCAGCGAGTTTTACCTGGCCTCCAGTCCTCCACGGGGCTCCTTCATGGAAGAGGGGATGCCACTCCCGCCAGGGGTAAAGCCACACCCGGAGCGGATGCCGCCGTTGTTGGCCGACAGCCCTAAGGCGCGCTGTCCGCTTGACGCTCTGAACACCACTCGACCCAAGCCACTCGCCGTCAAGAAGGCCAAATGGCACCTGGGCATCCGGAGCCAAAGTCGGCCTTATGATATCATGGCCGAGGTTTATAGGGCCATGAAGCATCTAGGATTTGACTGGAAG GTGGTGAACCCGTACCATCTCCGAGTGCGCAGGAAAAACCCTGTGACTGGGAATCTGGTGAAAATGAGCCTGCAGCTCTACCAGGTGGACAACCGATCCTACCTATTGGACTTCAAAAGCATCGACG ACGACATCATTGAAACGGCCGGCTTCAAATCCGGCTCGTCCACCCCACAACGATCTGGATCGACGGCGGGCCTCCATCGGCCTCGCCTGAGCATCGACTCGGCGAGTCAGACTGCGGAAATACCTCTGCTCAGCTCGTCCCTGCCGGGCTCACTTTGTGGCAGTTCCCCGTCTCTCGTTCCACGCCAGGGCTCGCACACCATGGACTTCTTCGAAATGTGTGCCAGTCTCATTACCACATTGGCTCGCTGA
- the LOC144196665 gene encoding uncharacterized protein LOC144196665 — translation MEKGATMDFNALKAKFQGEQLPLMKPRMKPTLPDKPKQVPPPNSPTHYLPAGARPSLLSTISQSLEGKAMAPRVVFKDDKESKKPLIKSTSIGRSDGKIKARNSRLAKGNKEPLDENSLYQKLKKDKKTPSVTSEDMVPSSPVPNSHSKKKGFRGFKWSTKSQQDKNAVDPILDTPTLHELALDPLIPIPPEFDDMEYIPSDNLSSPDSNVFPDSNPSPFFIPDIPAPYLSSPETSPKTETPTPPISILDRQGKISLVQTPQDIYENVSIPPLEIPPSGGINIAEMLQPRNRVKDRPSVSSSLSGDGSASALSFLERAEDMSQVKRTTAADQRIINALKNAHRKPNRRTSVSSTPPPEELSERPNVLLVDLPPVNYNSGAARVDGIDHGRPQLLMESSTEGREEDIPELLDVPSPQPRNILPDRANLGVPPEKPAKPSAVKIPNFNPPTPPMHHNAMQVPSKLPEKNSTSEFGGGVSSQGMALSQRGNGEHNFPEIPEGISHPSSNSNGISQRGPKGVPVFGQEPYQANAHVPTSLEGPAMSGHNTIGVHNSVNMGNNHEDLYWSAKKKPKTEIGKKKKRPLKNPYAEAPKESNEEHDKTSWFRKSDKKTAVVVPEGLDEKELKKREKQRLEKEKKELKEKHEREKKEQKERGKRENEIKKKFKITGKEEPMYQATVTLTAKGRKDDLSVQSGDNISIIRTTNCPKGKWLARDSANNYGYVAVEHVELDIKEMLELGKKVSGSRVGSPQEGGVTNAGSGNLNQFQQSTASCKCFHHFAAIQMDLSPLSH, via the exons ATGGAGAAG GGCGCGACGATGGACTTCAATGCCTTGAAGGCAAAGTTCCAAGGGGAACAACTCCCGCTAATGAAGCCCAGGATGAAACCCACCCTCCCGGATAAACCTAAGCAGGTCCCGCCTCCCAACAGTCCTACACATTATCTTCCTGCAGGGGCACGCCCGTCCTTGCTCAGTACCATCAGCCAGAGTCTGGAGGGAAAAGCTATGGCCCCCAGGGTGGTCTTCAAGGATGATAAGGAGAGCAAGAAGCCGCTTATTAAGTCAACCTCCATAGGCAGGAGCGATGGGAAGATTAAGGCGAGAAATAGCAGACTGGCCAAAGGAAACAAAGAACCGTTGGATGAAAACTCCCTCTATCAAAAGCTGAAAAAAGACAAGAAGACCCCATCGGTGACCAGTGAGGATATGGTGCCTTCCTCACCTGTTCCCAATTCCCACTCCAAGAAAAAGGGATTTCGGGGGTTTAAATGGTCTACAAAGAGTCAGCAGGACAAGAATGCCGTCGATCCCATTTTGGACACGCCCACCCTGCATGAACTTGCGCTGGATCCACTCATCCCAATTCCTCCCGAATTTGATGACATGGAATATATTCCATCAGACAATTTATCCTCACCTGATTCTAATGTGTTTCCAGATTCAAACCCATCCCCCTTCTTCATTCCGGATATTCCAGCTCCTTACCTGTCATCACCTGAAACTTCACCAAAGACAGAAACTCCCACCCCTCCCATTTCCATACTTGATCGACAGGGTAAAATCAGCCTGGTGCAAACCCCACAGGACATCTACGAGAATGTCTCAATCCCTCCACTGGAAATCCCCCCTTCGGGGGGCATCAATATCGCAGAGATGCTTCAACCTCGGAACCGTGTAAAAGATCGCCCGTCTGTGTCGTCATCTCTCTCCGGTGACGGTTCTGCTTCAGCTCTCTCGTTCTTGGAGAGGGCAGAAGACATGAGCCAAGTGAAGAGGACGACCGCTGCCGACCAAAGGATCATCAACGCTCTGAAAAATGCTCACCGGAAGCCGAACCGCAG AACATCGGTATCCAGTACGCCGCCTCCAGAGGAGCTATCTGAACGCCCTAATGTCTTGCTCGTAGACCTCCCACCGGTCAACTACAACTCTGGGGCCGCCCGTGTTGATGGTATAGATCATG GGCGACCGCAGTTGCTGATGGAGAGTTCCACTGAGGGAAGAGAGGAAGACATTCCAGAGCTACTGGATGTTCCGTCTCCACAGCCCAGGAATATCCTTCCCGACAGAGCCAATTTGGGGGTTCCCCCAGAGAAGCCTGCTAAACCTTCTGCAGTCAAAATCCCCAACTTCAACCCACCGACTCCTCCAATGCATCATAAtg CAATGCAGGTGCCTTCCAAATTACCCGAGAAGAACTCTACCAGTGAATTTGGTGGTggtgtatcctcacaagggatgGCTTTGTCCCAACGGGGCAACGGGGAGCACAACTTTCCCGAAATTCCAGAAGGAATCAGCCATCCATCATCAAACAGCAATGGGATATCTCAGAGAGGCCCCAAAGGGGTGCCAGTGTTTGGCCAAGAACCATATCAGGCAAATGCCCACGTTCCTACTTCGTTGGAAGGTCCAGCAATGTCAGG GCACAATACAATTGGAGTACACAACAGTGTCAACATGGGAAACAACCATGAGGATCTGTATTGGTCAGCCAAGAAGAAGCCAAAGACTGAAAtagggaagaaaaagaaaagacctCTAAAGA ATCCATATGCTGAAGCCCCCAAGGAATCT aatgaaGAACATGACAAGACAAGCTGGTTCAGAAA AAGTGACAAGAAAACCGCTGTGGTGGTTCCTGAGGGGCTTGACGAGAAAGAACTGAAAAAGCGAGAAAAGCAACGGCTggagaaagaaaagaaggaacTGAAGGAAAAGCATGAGCGGGAGAAGAAGGAACAGAAGGAACGAGGAAAGCGGGAGAATGAGATCAAGAAAAAATTCAAA ATCACCGGTAAAGAGGAGCCCATGTACCAAGCGACGGTCACCTTGACAGCTAAAGGCCGCAAGGACGACCTGTCCGTCCAGAGCGGCGACAACATCAGCATCATTCGCACAACTAACTGTCCCAAAGGAAAATGGCTTGCTCGGGACTCAGCCAACAACT ACGGATATGTGGCAGTGGAACACGTGGAACTGGACATCAAGGAAATGCTGGAACTGGGAAAGAAAGTATCCGGCAGTCGTGTGGGCAGCCCGCAGGAAGGGGGTGTCACTAATGCAGGAAGTGG GAATTTAAACCAATTTCAACAATCTACAGCCAGTTGTAAGTGTTTTCATCATTTTGCTGCAATTCAGATGGATTTGAGCCCCTTAAGTCACTAA